A DNA window from Daucus carota subsp. sativus chromosome 3, DH1 v3.0, whole genome shotgun sequence contains the following coding sequences:
- the LOC108211240 gene encoding long chain acyl-CoA synthetase 1, with translation MSMSLFAVKTEDGRKGQDGQPSVGPVYRNPLAKDGFPPLDPELSTTWDVFSASVKKYPGNRMLGWREFINGKWGPYVWKTYEDVYNEVLHVGAALRASGIEPGSRVGIYGMNCPQWIVAMEACSAHSLICVPLYDTLGSSAVDYILDHAEIDIVFVQDKKLKELLKPECTHARRLKSIISFSSLMESEKDGALAIGIKPYTWKDFLLMGRESPAAIVPPKPFNICTIMYTSGTSGEPKGVILTHENISTYIRGIDIFLEQFEDKMTVDDVYISFLPLAHILDRMIEEFFFYRGASVGFYHGEIDALKDDLLELKPTFLAAVPRVLERMHEGILKVVEDLNPRRRKIFSILYKYKLKWMKLGYKHRDASPVADLLAFRKVSAGLGGRLRLIVSGSAPLSNEIEEFMRVTSRAFVVQGYGLTETCGLASIGYPDEMCMIGTVGSAFVYSELRLEEVPDMGYDPLADPPRGEVCVRARSKFAGYYKNQELTNESMKDGWFHTGDIGEMLPNGVIKIIDRKKNLIKLSQGEYVAIEHLEKVYCITPIVEDIWVYGDSFKSAVVAVVVPHKGNTERWAQQNGHKGSFSQLCSLKDLTESVLQELKSTAERNKLRGFEYIKGVHLVPEPFEAEHDLVTPTLKKKRDKMLICYKVQIDELYQKLQKGKH, from the exons ATGAGCATGAGTTTGTTTGCAGTTAAGACAGAAGATGGCCGAAAAGGTCAAGATGGGCAGCCATCAGTTGGTCCAGTGTACCGAAATCCGCTGGCCAAGGATGGTTTTCCACCTCTTGATCCAGAGTTAAGTACAACTTGGGATGTCTTCAG TGCATCTGTTAAGAAGTATCCTGGAAACAGAATGTTGGGATGGCGTGAATTTATTAATGGAAAG TGGGGGCCGTATGTCTGGAAAACATATGAAGATGTCTACAATGAGGTTTTGCATGTAGGGGCTGCATTGAGAGCATCTGGAATTGAACCT GGCTCTAGAGTTGGAATTTATGGTATGAATTGTCCTCAATGGATTGTGGCAATGGAG GCTTGCAGTGCCCACTCTTTGATTTGTGTGCCTCTGTACGACACACTTG GATCCAGTGCTGTTGACTATATACTGGATCACGCTGAGATTGATATCGTTTTTGTACAAGATAAGAAATTGAAAGAA CTGCTTAAACCTGAGTGCACACATGCGAGACGCCTTAAGT CAATTATTTCTTTCTCTTCGTTGATGGAATCAGAAAAAGATGGGGCACTAGCCATCGGAATAAAGCCATACACATGGAAAGACTTTCTTCTTATG GGAAGGGAATCTCCGGCAGCAATTGTTCCTCCAAAACCATTCAATATATGTACAATAATGTACACTAGTGGCACTAGCGGAGAACCAAAAGGTGTTATATTGACTCATGAAAACATTTCAACATACATAAGAGGAATTGATATCTTTCTGGAACAATTTGAAGATAAG ATGACAGTGGATGATGTCTATATATCTTTCCTTCCCCTTGCTCACATACTTGATCGCATGATTGAAGAATTCTTTTTCTATAGAGGTGCTTCGGTTGGGTTCTATCACGGG GAGATTGATGCATTGAAAGACGATTTGCTGGAGTTGAAGCCTACGTTCCTGGCTGCAGTACCTAGAGTCCTGGAAAGAATGCATGAAG GTATCCTGAAAGTCGTGGAGGATCTTAACCCAAGGAGGAGGAAGATTTTCAGTATTCTCTACAAATA CAAACTCAAGTGGATGAAGTTAGGGTATAAACATAGAGATGCATCACCTGTGGCTGATCTACTGGCCTTCAGAAAG GTGAGTGCTGGATTAGGTGGTAGGCTTCGCCTAATAGTATCGGGAAGTGCTCCATTAAGCAATGAGATTGAAGAATTTATGCGAGTTACTTCACGTGCCTTTGTAGTGCAAGGCTATG GCTTAACAGAGACTTGTGGTTTAGCAAGTATTGGTTATCCAGATGAGATGTGCATGATCGGAACTGTTGGTTCAGCATTTGTCTATAGCGAGTTGCGTCTGGAGGAGGTTCCAGATATGGGTTACGATCCACTTGCAGATCCTCCCCGTGGGGAAGTATGTGTGAGGGCAAGATCAAAATTTGCTGGTTACTACAAGAATCAAGAATTAACAAATGAAAGCATGAAAGATGGATGGTTTCACACAG GTGACATAGGCGAAATGCTACCAAATGGAGTCATAAAAATAATTGACAGGAAGAAGAACTTGATTAAACTATCTCAAGGAGAGTATGTCGCAATTGAACATCTTGAAAAAGTTTACTGCATCACTCCCATTGTTGAAGAT ATATGGGTATATGGAGACAGCTTCAAGTCAGCAGTAGTGGCTGTAGTCGTGCCACACAAAGGAAACACCGAGAGGTGGGCACAGCAGAATGGGCACAAAGGTTCCTTCTCTCAACTATGCTCCCTAAAGGACTTAACAGAGTCTGTTCTGCAAGAGCTTAAATCCACAGCTGAAAGAAACAAG TTGAGAGGTTTTGAATATATCAAAGGTGTACATTTGGTGCCCGAGCCCTTTGAAGCGGAACATGACCTGGTGACTCCAACTCTAAAGAAGAAAAGAGATAAAATGCTCATATGTTACAAG GTGCAAATTGATGAACTCTACCAAAAGCTTCAGAAAGGGAAGCACTGA